In Terriglobia bacterium, a single genomic region encodes these proteins:
- a CDS encoding S8 family serine peptidase, translating to MRSCTPRGLLTISTAACLLLASLPTGAAVPTGRKGGELNKRATGETAASVDAREPASGARSYVLFDGSTATLGADGFGSRRDVRGGVRPVFVERPRGHSAMGGGWGPDDRSIIRRLSIPDRGRYVPGEVIVVLESGVARSLAGTAGTSKQALMTGDPAVDATLRDAGAVGARPLAPSLLSGPVGGGRARALARGDLSHAWVVRLKGVDARVAARRLRDAPGVLYASPNWTVSSMAGEPRPIPSWLPSRRHGTTLQVGELPSGASGSGSSSAPSSTLPTNYGLALSLQSHLNGNGVNAVGAFDILSRRFGKLPGEGVIVTNVSIGDLTDQSMADAGDSYVQFFGPTTVEIGGQRYLDVPSMPLIPAWGAALDGTLDPLATVEQVDPYLSEVLLDFAVMAPLPHDRQRPGAQGDGATDLLGIAPGAQYRLVVPDDPTIANILAALVAAANQEPRPDVITASLGFGFDVNGFPGRYLEDDPLVRAAVRSIVHDLGIVVCIAANDGTRLYTPAAVGPDGGSAPTDLAAPGTTPTTVDQVAFSTAPSRLDDSGAIDVGGSTLDDVLSAPPQVSGPLAAVGSFPETRLNGGTFFSSGFGSRVNLAAPSDNIPAFVHSCNGSTCPANAVIPVLNGGTSASTPMVAAAAAVAIESLRLAGRTATPQSVRDLLVGTGRALPNPPQVATPLAVGRQIDVTAAVESALGRESAPSIVRLGVAHRQAFSDLGATFVEATDPAAIDLEGPPVDFAPPSGQNLTGPITIAPDIVARGAAPSATYALTIGAKTFTRSDPVFRMRPAQILAAAGLGVVSASPRTVPLVYEIRSGRQVLASTSLALTFGPSDGTYSEALPPIGPSVVSPGKPFKVSYDLAHVRQVVKPQLVVSSIDHWSPAAAPLFRNERVIPISANDTQVTIPADAFTGGAGIYGLGIQQDSEGGAYGWFTTVRVGGAAGETRPPAPVLTVDGGAPGYSEGVTRAAPRFTVQWDAGAFPGATGAALEISAPGPTLYGSINNFTNQNGDRRDANGVDAGSTLWYPLPGAAGSVTLDALALGLPSSLFYTARVLALKGGKVVGAASPVSGLSFDDGVTPGAETVNDFDIVSAGGSMVATTGYDAFGNLLDGALLPYAPATGAYGAPFASDPTGQSAYYMFGSDPTLHRTATIRYDWYGTLQDVESYDSLTGAKVASVPVDSAEGFAIIGGRVDAGRHRAALLGWSGTDFSDNVLPFDLAQGALGSAVFADNGTDNLGFFTTLDVDASSGRAVLVNMLWGDLCMFFDGAVTSVDLDRGVAADVAPVANCVTGLAADQRDRVAYLTTGPIFAFPRLFPIAQYQTVKSTTLRASNLADLHARSPLFPVVDPVNRLLLVGFTAADTYLEDNNAMSAVGVFDSNSGHQVALLPQFNFLSEVFGGNSLVGNERGIQVDPSTRTAWTYGPGGVQVQQFRY from the coding sequence ATGCGATCGTGCACTCCGCGCGGTCTGTTGACGATATCGACGGCAGCCTGTCTTCTCCTGGCTTCGCTCCCCACGGGCGCGGCGGTTCCGACCGGCCGCAAGGGGGGCGAGTTGAACAAGCGCGCGACCGGCGAGACCGCGGCCTCGGTCGACGCGAGAGAGCCGGCGAGCGGCGCCAGGAGCTACGTGCTCTTCGACGGCTCCACGGCCACCCTCGGGGCCGACGGCTTCGGCTCGCGCAGGGACGTCCGCGGCGGCGTCCGGCCCGTGTTCGTAGAGAGACCCCGCGGGCACTCCGCGATGGGCGGCGGCTGGGGGCCGGACGATCGCTCGATCATCCGGAGACTCTCGATCCCGGATCGCGGCCGCTACGTGCCGGGCGAGGTGATCGTCGTCCTCGAGAGCGGCGTCGCGAGGTCCCTCGCGGGCACGGCCGGGACCTCGAAGCAGGCTCTCATGACGGGTGATCCGGCGGTCGATGCGACGCTGCGCGACGCGGGGGCCGTCGGCGCGCGGCCGCTGGCCCCCTCGCTGCTCTCGGGGCCGGTCGGCGGTGGGCGCGCTCGAGCTCTCGCGAGGGGGGACCTCTCCCACGCGTGGGTCGTCCGGCTGAAGGGGGTCGACGCCAGGGTCGCGGCGCGCCGCCTCCGGGACGCGCCCGGCGTCCTGTACGCCAGCCCGAACTGGACGGTCTCGTCGATGGCGGGCGAACCGCGACCGATTCCCTCGTGGCTGCCGAGTAGACGCCACGGCACGACTTTGCAGGTGGGGGAACTGCCCTCAGGGGCCTCCGGCTCGGGCTCCTCCTCCGCGCCGTCCTCCACGCTGCCGACGAACTACGGACTGGCCCTCTCGCTCCAGAGCCACCTCAACGGCAACGGGGTGAACGCCGTCGGGGCGTTCGACATCCTGTCCCGCCGTTTCGGCAAGCTTCCCGGCGAGGGCGTGATCGTGACCAACGTCTCGATCGGGGACCTCACCGACCAGTCCATGGCGGACGCGGGGGATTCGTACGTGCAGTTCTTCGGCCCGACGACCGTGGAGATCGGCGGCCAGCGCTACCTCGACGTCCCGTCGATGCCGCTCATCCCGGCGTGGGGCGCCGCCCTCGACGGGACGCTCGATCCGCTGGCCACGGTCGAGCAGGTCGACCCGTACTTGAGCGAGGTCCTGCTCGACTTCGCGGTCATGGCGCCGCTTCCCCACGACCGGCAGCGTCCGGGCGCCCAAGGCGACGGCGCGACCGACCTGCTCGGCATCGCGCCGGGGGCGCAGTATCGCCTCGTGGTGCCGGACGATCCGACGATCGCGAACATTCTCGCCGCCCTCGTCGCCGCGGCCAACCAGGAGCCTCGGCCGGACGTAATCACGGCGAGCCTCGGATTCGGCTTCGACGTCAACGGATTCCCGGGCCGTTACCTCGAGGACGACCCGCTGGTGCGGGCCGCGGTCCGGTCCATCGTTCACGACCTCGGCATCGTGGTCTGCATCGCGGCCAACGACGGCACGCGCCTCTACACTCCGGCGGCCGTCGGTCCCGACGGAGGCAGCGCCCCCACCGACCTCGCCGCCCCGGGCACGACCCCTACGACCGTGGACCAGGTGGCGTTCTCCACGGCGCCGTCGCGCCTCGACGACAGCGGCGCGATCGACGTGGGCGGGTCGACGCTCGACGACGTGCTCAGCGCTCCCCCCCAGGTGAGCGGCCCGCTCGCCGCGGTGGGCTCTTTCCCCGAGACGCGGCTGAACGGCGGGACGTTCTTCTCGTCGGGATTCGGCTCTCGGGTCAACCTCGCCGCTCCGAGCGACAACATCCCGGCGTTCGTGCACTCCTGCAACGGCTCGACCTGCCCCGCGAACGCGGTGATCCCGGTCTTGAACGGCGGAACCTCGGCCTCGACCCCGATGGTCGCCGCGGCGGCCGCGGTCGCCATCGAGAGCCTGCGCCTCGCGGGACGGACCGCCACTCCCCAGAGCGTTCGCGATCTCCTGGTGGGCACCGGCCGCGCCTTGCCCAACCCGCCGCAGGTTGCGACCCCTCTCGCCGTCGGCCGCCAGATCGACGTGACCGCTGCGGTGGAGTCGGCTCTCGGACGCGAGAGCGCTCCGTCGATCGTCCGGTTGGGGGTGGCGCACCGGCAGGCATTCAGCGACCTGGGGGCCACCTTCGTCGAGGCGACGGACCCGGCGGCCATCGATCTCGAAGGTCCGCCGGTCGACTTCGCACCACCTTCAGGACAGAACCTCACCGGACCGATCACGATCGCGCCCGACATCGTCGCGAGGGGCGCCGCCCCGAGCGCCACGTACGCGCTCACGATCGGCGCGAAGACCTTCACGCGGAGCGATCCGGTCTTCAGGATGCGACCGGCCCAGATCCTCGCCGCGGCGGGTCTCGGCGTCGTCTCCGCCTCGCCGCGCACCGTGCCCCTCGTCTACGAGATCCGGAGCGGCAGGCAAGTCCTCGCCTCGACGTCCCTCGCGCTCACCTTCGGTCCGAGCGACGGCACGTACTCCGAGGCTCTACCGCCCATCGGCCCCAGCGTCGTCTCCCCGGGAAAGCCGTTCAAGGTGAGCTACGACCTGGCCCACGTGCGCCAGGTCGTCAAGCCGCAGCTCGTCGTATCGTCCATCGATCACTGGAGCCCCGCCGCCGCGCCGCTGTTCCGCAACGAGCGGGTCATCCCGATCAGCGCGAACGACACCCAGGTCACGATCCCGGCGGACGCGTTCACGGGCGGGGCGGGGATCTACGGCCTCGGGATCCAGCAGGATTCGGAAGGCGGCGCCTACGGCTGGTTCACGACCGTGCGCGTCGGCGGCGCCGCGGGCGAGACCCGGCCTCCCGCGCCCGTGCTGACCGTCGACGGCGGCGCCCCGGGCTACAGCGAGGGGGTCACCCGGGCCGCGCCACGCTTCACCGTGCAGTGGGACGCCGGCGCCTTTCCCGGCGCCACCGGGGCCGCGCTCGAGATCTCCGCCCCCGGCCCGACCCTGTACGGCTCGATCAACAACTTCACGAACCAGAACGGCGACCGCCGCGACGCCAACGGCGTGGACGCCGGCTCGACGCTCTGGTACCCGCTGCCGGGCGCCGCGGGAAGCGTGACGCTCGACGCCCTGGCGCTCGGCCTTCCGTCGTCGCTCTTCTATACGGCGCGGGTGCTCGCCCTGAAGGGCGGCAAGGTGGTCGGGGCGGCTTCGCCCGTGTCCGGCCTGTCGTTCGACGACGGCGTCACCCCGGGTGCCGAGACGGTGAACGACTTCGACATCGTGTCCGCCGGGGGCTCGATGGTCGCCACCACGGGGTACGACGCGTTCGGGAACCTGCTGGACGGAGCGCTCCTTCCGTACGCCCCTGCGACCGGGGCCTACGGCGCGCCGTTCGCGAGCGACCCGACGGGCCAGAGCGCCTACTACATGTTCGGGAGCGATCCCACGCTCCACCGCACCGCGACGATCCGCTACGACTGGTACGGCACGCTGCAGGACGTCGAGTCGTACGACTCGCTGACCGGCGCGAAGGTCGCGAGCGTGCCGGTGGACAGCGCCGAGGGGTTCGCCATCATCGGCGGGCGGGTCGATGCCGGGCGGCACCGCGCCGCGCTCCTCGGCTGGAGCGGCACCGACTTCTCGGACAACGTGCTGCCGTTCGACCTCGCCCAGGGGGCGCTCGGCTCGGCGGTTTTCGCCGACAACGGCACCGACAACCTGGGTTTCTTCACCACGCTCGACGTCGACGCGTCCTCGGGCAGGGCGGTGCTCGTGAACATGCTCTGGGGGGATCTCTGCATGTTCTTCGACGGCGCCGTCACCTCGGTGGATCTCGACCGGGGTGTCGCCGCGGACGTGGCCCCGGTCGCCAACTGCGTCACCGGCCTCGCGGCGGACCAGCGGGACCGCGTGGCGTACCTCACGACGGGCCCCATCTTCGCGTTCCCCCGGCTGTTCCCGATCGCGCAGTACCAGACCGTGAAATCGACGACGCTCCGCGCGTCGAACCTCGCCGATCTCCACGCCCGCTCGCCGCTCTTCCCCGTCGTGGACCCGGTCAACCGTCTCCTGCTCGTCGGCTTCACCGCCGCCGACACGTATCTCGAGGACAACAACGCCATGAGCGCGGTGGGAGTGTTCGATTCGAACTCGGGCCACCAGGTCGCCCTGCTGCCGCAGTTCAACTTCCTCTCGGAGGTCTTCGGGGGGAATTCCCTCGTGGGAAACGAGCGAGGGATCCAGGTCGACCCGTCCACTCGCACCGCGTGGACGTACGGACCGGGTGGAGTCCAGGTTCAGCAGTTCCGATATTGA
- a CDS encoding zf-TFIIB domain-containing protein: MNCPACREPLVVAEREGIELDCCPWCHGLWFDAGELALLAEKAGRALPPGEGSAKETTDAREARRFCPRCDRKMDKTALGSAPRVTLDRCGAGHGLWFDRGELGSLMGQLAARPGSHPEALLRFMGEVFGPGPGAPARPSESNVANREEVER, encoded by the coding sequence GTGAATTGCCCCGCGTGTCGCGAGCCGTTGGTGGTGGCCGAGCGCGAAGGGATCGAGCTCGATTGCTGTCCCTGGTGTCACGGGCTCTGGTTCGACGCCGGAGAGCTGGCCTTGCTGGCGGAGAAGGCGGGCCGAGCGCTCCCGCCGGGCGAGGGCTCAGCAAAGGAGACGACGGACGCCCGCGAGGCGCGGCGCTTCTGCCCGCGTTGCGACCGCAAGATGGACAAGACGGCCCTCGGGTCCGCGCCGCGGGTCACCCTCGACCGCTGCGGCGCGGGGCACGGACTCTGGTTCGATCGGGGAGAGCTGGGCTCGCTCATGGGCCAGCTGGCGGCCAGGCCGGGCTCGCATCCCGAGGCGCTGCTCCGTTTCATGGGCGAGGTTTTCGGTCCCGGCCCGGGCGCGCCGGCGAGACCCTCGGAATCGAACGTCGCGAACCGTGAGGAGGTGGAACGATGA
- a CDS encoding helix-turn-helix domain-containing protein yields the protein MAEPSAVAFGRYLRSLRERRGLSLNRVSELTRGSPETLDKGTLSRLERGQQVPSLFKLGPLSRIYDVRPGALIERMELDREVERLGLETGGKSYDELHRLGGAALVAGDRKWEAYACFRDALPLAGEEKRVAAWSNLATAIRSLGRNELALLELEELEASGGLSPAQLALVHERKSNCHRCLGDMKRAEEYADSAAAEALSAGDSRTLAFAYNARANAALDQERWEIASDFLRRALAAYRESEQEEGQLLPSPSFQAQTLLMLADCSIHLGNVAHARRLALAAKRMGREHDLPLALAYSELLLGRIDEREGDLERALQRWTRAAAVAARAENRRLGFTALLEIFRQARKAGDTARARASRRRLERLAPWVPKHVPALREFERLIGQDGARSARATVDGGIHEQVQKTAGARAPAGPRATSGSLGRERRRPGGLAESWPR from the coding sequence ATGGCGGAACCCTCGGCGGTGGCGTTCGGCCGGTACCTCCGCTCGCTGCGCGAGCGGAGGGGCCTGTCCCTGAACCGGGTCTCCGAGCTCACGCGCGGCTCGCCGGAGACCCTCGACAAGGGGACCCTGTCGCGGCTGGAGCGGGGCCAGCAGGTGCCTTCGCTGTTCAAGCTCGGACCGCTCAGCCGCATCTACGACGTCCGCCCCGGCGCCCTCATCGAGCGGATGGAGCTCGACCGAGAGGTCGAACGCCTCGGGCTCGAGACCGGCGGGAAGAGCTACGACGAGCTTCACCGCCTGGGGGGAGCCGCCCTCGTCGCGGGCGACCGGAAGTGGGAGGCCTACGCGTGCTTCCGCGACGCCCTCCCGCTCGCCGGCGAGGAAAAGCGCGTCGCGGCCTGGAGCAATCTCGCCACCGCCATTCGCTCCCTGGGAAGGAACGAGCTGGCGCTGCTCGAGCTCGAGGAGCTCGAGGCCTCGGGCGGCCTGAGCCCGGCCCAGCTCGCGTTGGTGCACGAGCGGAAGTCCAACTGCCACCGGTGTCTGGGCGACATGAAACGGGCCGAGGAGTACGCCGATTCCGCGGCGGCCGAGGCGCTTTCCGCCGGGGACTCCCGCACGCTCGCGTTCGCGTACAACGCGCGGGCCAACGCGGCGCTCGACCAGGAGCGGTGGGAGATCGCGTCCGATTTCCTCAGGCGGGCCCTCGCCGCGTACCGCGAGAGCGAGCAGGAGGAGGGACAGCTCCTCCCGAGCCCTTCGTTCCAGGCCCAGACGCTCCTCATGCTGGCCGACTGCTCGATCCACCTGGGGAACGTCGCGCATGCGCGGCGACTCGCCCTCGCGGCGAAGCGGATGGGCCGGGAGCACGATCTTCCCCTGGCCCTGGCCTACAGCGAGCTGCTCCTCGGACGCATCGACGAGCGGGAGGGCGATCTGGAGCGAGCCCTCCAGCGCTGGACCCGGGCCGCCGCCGTCGCCGCGCGAGCCGAGAATCGGCGGCTCGGCTTCACCGCCCTGCTGGAGATCTTCCGGCAGGCCCGGAAGGCCGGCGACACCGCCCGGGCCCGGGCCTCTCGGCGCCGGCTCGAGCGGCTCGCGCCGTGGGTACCGAAGCACGTCCCCGCGCTCCGGGAGTTCGAACGTCTGATCGGCCAGGATGGAGCGCGTTCCGCGCGCGCCACCGTCGACGGAGGAATCCATGAGCAGGTCCAGAAGACTGCAGGTGCTCGCGCTCCTGCTGGTCCTCGCGCCACTTCCGGTAGTCTCGGACGGGAGCGTCGCCGTCCTGGAGGTCTTGCCGAGTCCTGGCCCCGGTGA
- a CDS encoding LemA family protein yields the protein MIFVLAVLVVIVVVALWVMGMYNGLVGARNEVKNSWSQIDVQLKRRHDLIPNLVEAVKGYMGHERGTLEAVTRARQQAIDLTGGGVEERAKVENALSQTLRSLFAVAEAYPDLKANQNFLALQEELTSTENKIGFARQYYNDTALRLNNRIQMFPSNIIAGMFNFSAEHFFEVEAPEDRQVPQVKF from the coding sequence ATGATCTTCGTTCTGGCCGTGTTGGTCGTCATCGTCGTCGTGGCCCTCTGGGTGATGGGCATGTACAACGGCCTCGTCGGCGCCCGCAACGAGGTGAAGAACTCGTGGAGCCAGATCGACGTCCAGCTGAAGCGCCGCCATGACCTGATCCCCAACCTGGTGGAAGCGGTCAAGGGGTACATGGGCCACGAGCGGGGCACCCTCGAGGCGGTGACCCGAGCCCGCCAGCAGGCGATCGATCTGACCGGCGGCGGCGTCGAGGAGCGCGCCAAGGTGGAGAACGCGCTGTCGCAGACGCTGCGCTCCCTCTTCGCCGTGGCGGAGGCCTACCCCGACCTGAAGGCCAACCAGAACTTCCTGGCGCTGCAGGAGGAGCTCACCTCGACGGAGAACAAGATCGGCTTCGCCCGGCAGTACTACAACGACACGGCCCTGCGTCTCAACAACAGGATCCAGATGTTCCCCTCCAACATCATCGCCGGCATGTTCAACTTCAGCGCGGAGCATTTCTTCGAGGTCGAGGCGCCGGAGGACCGCCAGGTCCCGCAGGTGAAGTTCTAG
- a CDS encoding glycosyl hydrolase family 57 gives MEKLPESIDGLPDLCGSEPRIRETVLRERDRRVFPAGNGFDFGRVRSAAAIALHMHQPLVPAGGDDLGSAAIISNLKLMMDNPHVGDNHNAPVFRWCYRRMGEFVPQLLHEGHGPRVMLDYSGTLLHGLWAMGLEDVLDSLRNVTCDPEYRNAVEWLGSAWGHPVAPSTPVQDFRLHVQAWQHHFAAIFGFEALGRVRGFSPAEMALPNHPDVAYEFVRTLRDCGYRWVLVQEHSVEQPDGRAPDRKHLPHRLQCTSSGGETASILAVVKTQGSDTKLVGQMQPYYEAKGLARWDVAGAMVPPLVTQIADGENGGVMMNEFPSKYLEVVRESTGSDIVLMNVTEYLENLFASGVKEEDLPVLQPILQKRIRDRFEPGQGPDRLARVIDELRKEDSRFHVEGGSWTNNISWVHGYDALLGPMERVSSLFHEKVLKPGLPSHEPRYRNALFHLLTSQTSCYRYWGQGVWVDYGREICRRATEILTRDY, from the coding sequence ATGGAGAAGCTGCCCGAGTCCATCGACGGCCTGCCCGACCTCTGCGGCTCCGAGCCTCGGATCCGGGAGACCGTGCTCCGAGAGCGCGACCGCCGGGTGTTCCCGGCCGGGAACGGCTTCGATTTCGGCCGGGTGAGGAGCGCGGCGGCGATCGCGCTCCACATGCACCAGCCCCTCGTCCCGGCGGGCGGCGACGACCTCGGGAGCGCCGCGATCATCAGCAACCTGAAGCTCATGATGGACAACCCTCACGTCGGCGACAACCACAACGCTCCGGTGTTCCGGTGGTGCTACCGGCGGATGGGTGAGTTCGTTCCCCAGCTGCTCCACGAGGGGCACGGGCCGCGGGTGATGCTCGACTACTCGGGGACGCTCCTCCACGGCCTGTGGGCGATGGGGCTTGAGGACGTCCTCGACAGCCTGCGGAACGTGACCTGCGATCCCGAGTACCGGAACGCGGTCGAGTGGCTCGGGAGCGCCTGGGGCCATCCGGTCGCGCCGTCGACGCCGGTGCAGGACTTCCGCCTGCACGTGCAGGCCTGGCAGCATCACTTCGCGGCGATCTTCGGCTTCGAGGCTCTGGGCCGGGTGCGGGGATTCTCCCCCGCGGAGATGGCGTTACCGAACCATCCGGATGTCGCCTACGAGTTCGTCAGGACGCTCCGCGACTGCGGCTATCGCTGGGTGCTGGTCCAGGAGCATTCGGTCGAGCAGCCGGACGGGAGGGCTCCGGACCGGAAGCACCTCCCCCACCGGCTCCAGTGCACGAGCTCCGGCGGGGAGACGGCGTCGATCCTCGCGGTGGTCAAGACCCAGGGAAGCGACACGAAGCTGGTCGGCCAGATGCAGCCCTATTACGAGGCGAAGGGGCTGGCCCGCTGGGACGTCGCGGGAGCCATGGTGCCGCCCCTCGTGACCCAGATCGCCGACGGCGAGAACGGCGGCGTCATGATGAACGAGTTCCCCTCCAAGTACCTGGAGGTCGTGCGCGAGTCCACCGGCTCCGACATCGTGCTGATGAACGTCACGGAGTACCTCGAGAACCTGTTCGCGAGCGGCGTGAAGGAGGAGGACCTCCCCGTCCTCCAGCCCATCCTCCAGAAACGGATCCGGGACCGATTCGAGCCGGGCCAGGGGCCGGACAGGCTCGCTCGGGTGATCGACGAGCTGCGCAAGGAGGACTCGCGGTTTCACGTCGAGGGAGGGAGCTGGACGAACAACATCTCCTGGGTACACGGCTACGACGCTCTGCTGGGGCCGATGGAGCGGGTCAGCTCGTTGTTCCACGAGAAGGTGCTGAAGCCCGGCCTGCCGTCGCACGAGCCGCGGTACCGCAACGCCCTCTTCCACCTCCTGACGTCGCAGACCAGCTGCTACCGCTATTGGGGACAGGGGGTGTGGGTCGACTACGGTCGCGAGATCTGCCGGCGGGCCACGGAGATTCTCACCCGCGATTACTGA
- a CDS encoding glycogen synthase: MYVVMVAPECFPVVQVGGLADVIAGLSRELEIRGNAVEIILPKYDRMRYDRIWGLTVDYRDLWVPWYSGAIHCSVYFGFVDGRKCFFIEPHSGDNFFHRPLAYGYSDDVMRYAFFSKAAIEYLLKSGKRPDVIHCHDWQTALLPVLLFEIYKYHGMENQRVCLTIHNFGHQGLIGQEVLWAAGLGRPEYYVHHDRLQDNIHPGSLNLLKGGIVYSNFVTTVSPHHAWEAMNSDQGLGLGYTLWVHRGKFGGVLNGIDYGVWNPEIDPFIARRYTPDSVDQKYDNKRALRERFWLRDGYKPVVAFVGRLDRQKGVHLVRHALFYSLWHGAQFVLLGSSPDPSIDGYFGHLKQYLNDNPDCHLELRFDADLSHLVYAGADMLVMPSNYEPCGLTQMIGLRYGAVPIVRAVGGLADTVLDRDHAPCPQDQKNGYVFNDPDETGMESALYRAFGLWHSHPEEFRQLMLNGMRADYSWKHPGDHYLNIYEHIRHK, encoded by the coding sequence ATGTACGTCGTCATGGTCGCGCCGGAGTGCTTCCCCGTCGTGCAAGTGGGGGGCCTGGCCGACGTCATCGCCGGCTTGAGCCGCGAGCTGGAGATTCGCGGGAACGCGGTCGAAATCATCCTTCCCAAGTACGACCGGATGCGGTACGACCGGATCTGGGGGCTGACCGTCGATTACCGCGACCTGTGGGTTCCGTGGTACAGCGGCGCGATCCACTGCTCCGTCTACTTCGGCTTCGTGGACGGACGCAAGTGCTTCTTCATCGAGCCGCACTCCGGCGACAACTTCTTCCACCGGCCGCTGGCCTACGGCTATTCCGACGACGTGATGCGCTACGCGTTCTTCAGCAAGGCGGCGATCGAATACCTGCTCAAGTCGGGGAAGCGTCCCGACGTGATCCACTGCCACGACTGGCAGACCGCCCTTCTGCCGGTGCTGCTCTTCGAGATCTACAAGTACCACGGCATGGAGAACCAGCGCGTCTGCCTCACGATCCACAACTTCGGCCACCAGGGGTTGATCGGGCAGGAAGTTCTGTGGGCCGCCGGGCTGGGACGCCCCGAATACTACGTCCACCACGACCGCCTGCAGGACAACATCCACCCCGGCTCGCTGAACCTGCTCAAGGGCGGAATCGTCTACTCGAACTTCGTGACCACGGTCTCCCCCCATCACGCCTGGGAGGCCATGAACTCGGATCAGGGTCTCGGGCTCGGCTACACGCTCTGGGTTCACCGCGGCAAGTTCGGCGGCGTGCTGAACGGCATCGACTACGGGGTGTGGAACCCGGAGATCGATCCGTTCATCGCGCGGCGCTACACGCCGGATTCCGTGGACCAGAAGTACGACAACAAGCGCGCCCTGCGCGAGAGGTTCTGGCTCCGCGACGGCTACAAGCCCGTCGTGGCCTTCGTCGGCCGGCTCGACCGCCAGAAGGGCGTGCATCTCGTGCGGCACGCGCTCTTCTACTCGTTGTGGCACGGCGCCCAGTTCGTGCTGCTCGGGTCGAGCCCCGATCCCTCCATCGACGGCTACTTCGGGCACCTCAAGCAGTACCTCAACGACAACCCGGACTGCCACCTCGAGCTCCGCTTCGACGCCGACCTGTCCCACCTGGTCTACGCCGGCGCCGACATGCTGGTGATGCCCAGCAACTACGAGCCCTGCGGCCTGACCCAGATGATCGGGCTGAGGTACGGCGCCGTGCCGATCGTCCGGGCCGTGGGCGGGCTCGCCGACACGGTCCTGGACCGCGACCACGCTCCCTGCCCGCAGGACCAGAAGAACGGCTACGTCTTCAACGACCCGGACGAGACGGGGATGGAATCGGCGCTCTACCGCGCGTTCGGACTCTGGCACTCGCACCCCGAGGAGTTCCGCCAACTGATGTTGAACGGCATGCGGGCCGATTACTCGTGGAAACACCCCGGCGATCACTACCTGAACATCTACGAGCACATCCGCCACAAGTGA
- a CDS encoding DUF2127 domain-containing protein: MTKPDRVESWRRVVVVFKLATGGAELGLGITILALSAAGFDRLVGRLLNTGLRHDPNGSVFVFVERHLPALLAGKEWIALGLLALGGLKVAGAVGLLLGRPWAYHLLVALLVLLVPVDAYHVATRPSITGAVLLLLNVGALGILLRYRRALLVVEGG, encoded by the coding sequence ATGACGAAGCCGGACCGCGTCGAGTCATGGCGCCGCGTCGTGGTCGTGTTCAAGCTCGCGACCGGAGGCGCGGAGCTGGGGCTGGGAATCACGATCCTCGCGCTCTCGGCGGCGGGGTTCGACCGGCTCGTGGGCCGGCTCCTCAACACCGGCCTTCGCCACGACCCGAACGGCTCCGTCTTCGTGTTCGTGGAGCGCCACCTGCCCGCGCTCCTGGCCGGGAAGGAGTGGATCGCCCTCGGTCTCCTGGCCCTGGGAGGTCTCAAGGTGGCCGGCGCCGTCGGCCTCCTCCTCGGACGGCCCTGGGCCTACCACCTCCTGGTGGCGCTTCTGGTCCTCCTCGTTCCCGTCGATGCCTACCACGTGGCGACGAGGCCCTCGATCACCGGAGCGGTCCTGCTCCTTCTCAACGTCGGGGCGCTGGGCATCCTGCTTCGCTACAGGAGGGCGCTCCTCGTCGTCGAGGGCGGCTGA